Proteins from one Parvibaculum lavamentivorans DS-1 genomic window:
- a CDS encoding universal stress protein — protein sequence MSFRDIVVDACPRNDIPRTLELAREMAIAFDARLFVVAYAWPVTTAADVLAGNRLIAERQMQEALYVTRAAFDRVFEDTSINVEWCSGVGDPTTVLGEHLLTADLLITSAAEGHGNVAPEPANLALGSGAPVLRLGSASVTGRFSSVLVAWKGCPQARRALHDALPILKRADKVTVVGVGNETTVAQLEAVAEHLCRHDVTASHLHLSHSEQDVCAELIGHAQRENADMIVAGIYSRGPLAQRVLGGVTRELLKTSDLSWFMAR from the coding sequence ATGAGTTTTCGTGACATTGTCGTTGATGCTTGCCCCAGAAACGACATTCCGCGGACGCTTGAACTGGCGCGTGAAATGGCCATCGCATTTGACGCAAGGCTGTTCGTCGTCGCTTATGCTTGGCCGGTCACAACTGCCGCAGATGTGCTTGCCGGGAACAGGCTCATCGCCGAGAGGCAGATGCAGGAGGCGCTATACGTCACGCGCGCCGCCTTCGATCGCGTTTTCGAGGATACGTCGATTAACGTTGAATGGTGTTCGGGAGTCGGTGATCCGACCACAGTGTTGGGTGAGCATCTCTTGACCGCCGATCTCCTGATCACGAGCGCAGCCGAAGGCCATGGTAACGTTGCGCCCGAGCCGGCAAATCTCGCGCTAGGATCTGGCGCGCCCGTTTTACGACTAGGCTCCGCCTCAGTGACAGGTCGCTTTTCCAGCGTTCTTGTGGCGTGGAAAGGGTGCCCGCAGGCACGTCGCGCTTTACATGACGCATTGCCTATCCTGAAGCGCGCTGACAAGGTGACCGTCGTCGGGGTTGGAAACGAGACAACCGTTGCACAACTCGAAGCGGTTGCCGAACATCTATGCCGGCATGATGTGACGGCAAGCCACCTGCACCTTTCGCATTCGGAGCAAGACGTCTGCGCCGAGCTCATCGGCCATGCACAGCGGGAGAACGCGGACATGATTGTCGCCGGAATTTACAGTCGCGGTCCCCTTGCCCAGCGCGTTTTGGGCGGCGTGACCAGAGAATTGCTCAAGACGTCCGATCTGTCCTGGTTTATGGCCCGTTAA
- a CDS encoding heavy metal translocating P-type ATPase, which produces MTEKLRLDIPILLPEVNTAADACVQILIEQIAGKEGVEDAHVVAGVDGEPARLCIHYDPDILPLPRIRDLIAAAGARISERYGHAVWQLDIPHQRRARSIAERLRTLDGVIEAEASATGTVRVEFDRSATSEATLKGKLDKLQTGGARPERDSRADEHAGHDHEGGAFGANTELIFSLLCGALLAGGYLIGKLLTVPAWLPFACYLGAYFFGGLFTLREAIENLRLKKFEIDTLMLVAAAGAAVLGAWAEGALLLFLFSLGHALEHYAMGRAKQAIEALAKLAPRTALVRRDGELREVPVEDLAVGDIVIVKPDLRLPADGFLIKGVSSVNQAPVTGESIPVDKRPVSDADAARANPDKVNAAHRVFAGTINGNGAIEIEVTRKSSDTTLAKVVKMVSEAETQKSPTQRFTDKFEHIFVPVVLALAVILLFAGLVIDEPFRDTFYRAMAVLVAASPCALAIATPSAVLSGVARAARGGVLVKGGAPLENLGSLTAIAFDKTGTLTSGTPRITDIVPAHGVTENELLAVAVAVESLSDHPLARAIARDGRERLGGKPVPEADGLDSLTGRGVSARVGGETVLIGKAEMFGAEGIAPLSDAMQKTIARLREGGRTTMVVRRGDRDIGAIGLMDTPREAAKIALARLHELGIKRLIMISGDHQKVAEAIAGQVGIDEAWGDLMPQDKVEAIKKLRSEGKVAMVGDGVNDAPAMATATVGIAMGAAGSDVALETADVALMADDLSHLPFAVGLSRTARAVVLQNVIVSLGVVALLVPLTIMGLGIGAAVAVHEGSTLLVVFNALRLLAYRKEV; this is translated from the coding sequence ATGACCGAGAAACTTCGCCTGGACATTCCGATCCTGTTGCCGGAGGTCAACACCGCCGCCGACGCCTGCGTCCAGATCCTGATTGAGCAGATTGCGGGGAAGGAAGGAGTGGAAGACGCGCATGTCGTGGCGGGCGTGGACGGCGAACCGGCGCGGCTTTGCATACATTACGATCCTGACATCCTGCCGCTGCCGCGTATCCGCGACCTGATCGCCGCCGCGGGCGCCAGGATCTCGGAACGGTATGGGCACGCGGTCTGGCAGCTTGATATTCCGCACCAGCGGCGAGCGCGGTCCATTGCCGAACGGCTGAGAACGCTCGACGGCGTGATAGAGGCTGAAGCGAGCGCCACCGGCACCGTGCGCGTGGAGTTCGATAGATCAGCCACATCCGAGGCGACACTCAAGGGCAAACTCGACAAGTTGCAAACCGGCGGCGCAAGGCCGGAAAGGGATTCCCGGGCGGATGAGCATGCCGGTCATGATCACGAAGGCGGCGCATTCGGAGCGAACACCGAGCTGATCTTTTCCTTGCTTTGTGGTGCTCTGCTCGCCGGGGGCTATCTCATCGGGAAGCTTCTGACGGTCCCGGCCTGGCTACCCTTCGCCTGTTATCTCGGTGCCTATTTCTTTGGCGGTCTCTTCACCTTGCGTGAGGCGATAGAGAACCTGCGCCTGAAGAAGTTTGAGATCGACACCCTGATGCTGGTGGCGGCGGCCGGCGCCGCTGTCCTTGGTGCCTGGGCGGAGGGGGCTCTGCTGTTGTTCCTGTTCAGCCTTGGTCATGCCCTTGAGCACTACGCCATGGGACGCGCGAAGCAGGCAATCGAGGCTCTGGCGAAGCTCGCGCCAAGGACCGCACTGGTACGGCGCGACGGCGAATTGCGAGAGGTACCGGTAGAGGATCTCGCCGTCGGCGACATCGTGATCGTCAAGCCGGATTTGCGGCTACCCGCTGACGGTTTCCTGATCAAGGGCGTCAGCAGCGTCAATCAGGCGCCGGTCACCGGCGAAAGCATCCCCGTGGACAAGCGGCCGGTGAGCGATGCGGACGCGGCGCGGGCCAATCCCGACAAGGTCAATGCGGCCCACCGCGTCTTCGCGGGCACCATCAACGGCAATGGCGCTATCGAGATCGAAGTTACGCGCAAGTCTTCCGACACGACCCTCGCAAAGGTCGTGAAGATGGTCAGCGAGGCCGAGACCCAAAAATCGCCGACGCAGCGCTTCACCGACAAATTCGAGCATATCTTCGTGCCGGTGGTACTGGCGTTGGCGGTCATTTTACTGTTCGCCGGACTGGTGATCGACGAACCGTTCCGCGACACCTTTTATCGCGCCATGGCGGTTCTGGTCGCCGCCAGCCCCTGCGCGCTTGCGATCGCAACCCCGAGCGCGGTTCTCTCCGGCGTCGCGCGGGCCGCGCGCGGCGGTGTGCTGGTCAAGGGCGGCGCTCCGCTGGAAAATCTGGGATCCCTGACCGCGATTGCCTTCGACAAGACCGGCACGCTGACGTCCGGAACCCCGCGGATCACCGATATCGTGCCGGCTCATGGCGTGACCGAAAATGAATTGCTGGCGGTCGCGGTTGCCGTGGAAAGCCTCAGCGACCATCCGCTCGCCCGCGCCATTGCGCGGGATGGACGCGAGCGGCTGGGCGGCAAGCCGGTGCCGGAGGCGGACGGCCTCGACAGCCTGACCGGACGTGGTGTGTCGGCGCGCGTCGGTGGCGAAACTGTGTTGATCGGCAAGGCGGAAATGTTCGGGGCCGAGGGCATCGCGCCACTGTCGGATGCCATGCAGAAGACTATCGCGAGGCTGCGTGAGGGGGGCCGAACGACAATGGTGGTCCGGCGCGGCGACCGCGACATCGGCGCCATCGGGCTGATGGATACGCCGCGCGAGGCCGCGAAGATCGCGCTCGCCCGCCTTCACGAACTCGGCATCAAGCGGCTGATCATGATATCTGGCGACCATCAAAAGGTTGCCGAGGCCATTGCCGGTCAGGTTGGCATAGACGAGGCATGGGGCGATCTGATGCCGCAGGACAAGGTCGAGGCGATCAAGAAGCTCCGATCCGAAGGCAAAGTCGCCATGGTTGGCGATGGCGTCAATGACGCGCCCGCCATGGCGACAGCGACGGTCGGCATCGCCATGGGCGCGGCCGGCTCCGACGTTGCCCTGGAGACAGCGGACGTGGCGCTCATGGCCGATGATCTCTCTCATCTTCCTTTTGCGGTGGGGCTGAGCCGGACCGCACGGGCCGTGGTCCTGCAGAATGTGATCGTGAGCCTCGGCGTGGTTGCGCTGCTAGTTCCGTTGACGATCATGGGCCTTGGCATCGGTGCCGCTGTCGCTGTCCATGAGGGATCGACGCTGCTCGTTGTGTTCAATGCGCTGAGGCTGCTCGCATACCGGAAAGAAGTATGA
- a CDS encoding IS1595-like element ISPla1 family transposase: protein MDAVRFERLKARVARELTPEQCVELGEVVQAAAASRLADVALARRSAAVSSRRGCPHCGHDDIVKHGRDRGGRQRFRCRRSGSSGCGQTFNALTGTAFTRMRKPEKWAAYARMMATGFKSVDDVKTSGLGISRLTAWRWRHRLLRAQALRQAERVGGVIEADETYFLSSYKGHRGWQNGNPPENRPPRYRGGPAINRGLSSEQIPVLTALDNAGGIIEEVLPNRAAIAPALQGRIAPGSVLCSDGHKAYVSAAVKAGSEHRRIMTPKKTQATKAVGGKPRRPGRLGLGHVNAHHERTKTFVNRQVRGVSTRHLPFYLGWLRALRRPDFSPEALIDEALSTLK, encoded by the coding sequence ATGGACGCCGTCCGGTTCGAACGCCTGAAGGCGCGAGTTGCGAGAGAACTGACGCCCGAGCAGTGCGTCGAGCTCGGGGAGGTGGTCCAGGCCGCCGCCGCATCGCGGCTGGCCGATGTCGCGCTTGCGCGCCGTTCGGCGGCCGTGAGCAGCCGACGCGGATGTCCGCATTGCGGTCATGACGACATCGTGAAACACGGCCGCGATCGCGGAGGCAGGCAGCGATTTCGCTGCCGCCGGAGCGGCTCATCCGGCTGCGGCCAAACCTTCAACGCCCTCACCGGCACCGCCTTCACCCGTATGCGCAAGCCGGAGAAGTGGGCTGCCTACGCCCGCATGATGGCCACCGGCTTCAAGTCGGTCGACGACGTGAAGACGAGCGGGCTTGGCATCTCGCGGCTGACCGCCTGGCGCTGGCGTCATCGCCTCTTGCGCGCCCAGGCGCTGCGGCAGGCCGAACGGGTGGGAGGCGTCATCGAGGCCGATGAAACCTACTTTTTGAGTTCCTACAAGGGACACCGGGGCTGGCAGAACGGGAATCCGCCGGAGAACCGCCCGCCGCGCTACCGCGGAGGCCCGGCCATCAACAGGGGACTCTCCAGCGAGCAAATCCCCGTGCTCACGGCGCTCGACAACGCCGGCGGCATCATCGAGGAAGTGCTGCCAAACCGCGCCGCCATCGCTCCCGCGCTTCAGGGGCGTATCGCGCCGGGCTCCGTTCTCTGCTCCGACGGGCACAAGGCCTATGTCAGCGCAGCGGTGAAAGCGGGCTCGGAACATCGCCGCATCATGACCCCGAAGAAGACGCAGGCAACGAAGGCCGTTGGCGGAAAACCTCGCCGCCCCGGACGGCTCGGGCTCGGTCATGTGAATGCCCATCACGAGCGCACGAAGACCTTCGTCAACCGGCAGGTGCGCGGCGTCTCGACCCGGCATCTTCCGTTCTATCTCGGCTGGCTTCGGGCGCTCCGGAGGCCCGACTTCTCGCCGGAGGCCCTCATCGATGAGGCGTTATCCACACTTAAGTAG